A genome region from Microplitis demolitor isolate Queensland-Clemson2020A chromosome 1, iyMicDemo2.1a, whole genome shotgun sequence includes the following:
- the LOC103573368 gene encoding uncharacterized protein LOC103573368 isoform X3 codes for MADSRGFKPINLWSGDPDSECLYEEISGLSSSIEPERRSVGSGTSERSSRTKRKVSSQDTLQRAGSVGHRVYQDHSASAGEKTAPQPQTRHHSISSTYQHPQHHQHQHQHQHQQIQHHQLQQLHQQHLHQQPYTETTQLPTSVHHQLRDQFAGTNSSPRVEDQYATRGFYGESLHGAPFEASASFKLTRGRTAAHYHHYHHYTSSLRRPGARPAPRYHFPRGVFSDETQEEIQEDDEATLRELLVSLQKQVSVMSMNLSAKLDELQQRGDRQLETTVALCEIRTQLQELTKSVESCQSEVSEVKRDMVAIKHELDTVQQVKEEIEELREYVDRLEEHSHRRKLRLLEQGLTFFLAYAIFAAVFGMLQFGYNTGVINAPQGNIANFMKDVYKDRYGEDMPDYVVKNLYSVAVSIFAIGGMIGGFSGGIIANRFGRKGGLLLNNVLGIVGACLMGFTKAAHSYEMLFLGRLIIGINCGLNTSLVPMYISEIAPLNLRGGLGTVNQLAVTIGLLISQVLGIEQILGTNDRWPVLLGLAVIPPIAQLLLLPICPESPRYLLITKQWEEEARRALRKLRASNQVEEDIEEMRAEERAQQAESTISMGELICSPTLRAPLVIGVVMQLSQQLSGINAVFYYSTILFRNAGLSDESAKFATIGIGAIMVGMTLVSIPLMDRTGRRTLHLYGLGGMFIFSIFITISFLIKAPPAAQERRTKFYALIGVFQLRTGNDRVDVLSISGIDT; via the exons ATGGCCGATTCACGCGGCTTCAAGCCAATAAATTTGTGGAGCGGTGATCCGGATTCGGAGTGTCTTTACGAGGAGATATCAGGTCTCTCGTCATCAATTGAGCCTGAACGCCGTAGCGTAGGATCAGGTACTAGTGAACGTAGCAGCCGAACAAAACGTAAAGTGAGTAGTCAGGATACGCTCCAGCGTGCCGGGAGTGTTGGTCATCGTGTGTACCAAGATCACTCAGCATCAGCTGGTGAAAAAACAGCTCCGCAACCTCAAACACGTCACCACAGTATTTCTTCAACTTATCAGCATCCGCAGcatcatcagcatcagcacCAGCACCAGCATCAACAAATCCAACACCATCAGTTGCAACAACTGCATCAACAGCACTTACATCAGCAACCGTACACAGAAACAACACAGTTGCCGACATCAGTGCATCATCAGTTGCGTGATCAATTTGCTGGTACAAATAGCAGCCCCAGGGTGGAGGATCAATATGCCACACGAGGATTCTACGGGGAGTCTTTACATGGCGCCCCATTTGAGGCTTCAGCCTCATTCAAGCTGACGAGGGGACGAACTGCTGCCCACTATCATCACTATCATCATTACACCAGCAGTTTGCGGCGTCCTGGCGCAAGACCCGCACCTAGATATCACTTTCCACGCGGTGTATTCAGTGATGAGACGCAGGAAGAAATACAAGAGGACGATGAAGCTACTCTCAGAGAGTTGCTCGTAAG TCTGCAGAAACAGGTCAGCGTGATGAGTATGAACTTGAGCGCCAAGCTGGACGAGCTTCAGCAGCGGGGTGACCGTCAGCTCGAGACGACAGTGGCTCTTTGTGAGATACGTACTCAGCTACAGGAACTCACCAAGAGCGTCGAGTCCTGTCAGAGCGAGGTCAGCGAAGTCAAACGGGACATGGTTGCGATAAAG CACGAACTGGACACGGTGCAGCAAGTCAAGGAGGAAATTGAGGAATTACGGGAGTACGTGGACCGACTCGAGGAACATTCTCACAGACGGAAACTCAGACTTTTGGAACag GGATTAACATTTTTCCTAGCGTACGCGATATTCGCTGCGGTCTTTGGAATGCTTCAGTTCGGATACAACACTGGAGTAATAAATGCACCTCAAGGG AATATTGCTAATTTTATGAAAGATGTCTACAAAGATAGATACGGTGAAGATATGCCTGATTAtgttgttaaaaatttgtactcAGTAGCAGTTAGTATATTCGCAATTGGAGGAATGATTGGCGGATTTAGTGGCGGCATTATTGCTAACAGATTTGGCAG aaaaGGGGGATTGCTATTAAATAATGTACTGGGAATAGTCGGAGCATGTCTGATGGGTTTCACAAAAGCGGCTCACTCATACGAGATGTTATTTCTGGGACGTCTTATTATCGGTATTAATTGTGGATTGAATACGTCACTAGTTCCCATGTACATATCGGAAATAGCACCACTAAATTTGCGAGGTGGATTGGGCACAGTTAATCAGCTAGCTGTTACTATCGGTCTCTTAATTTCCCAAGTACTGGGTATCGAACAAATTCTGGGCACTAATGATCGCTGGCCTGTTCTACTGGGGCTGGCTGTCATACCGCCTATTGCACAACTACTGTTACTGCCAATTTGTCCAGAATCTCCAAG ATATTTGCTCATTACCAAACAGTGGGAAGAGGAGGCGCGTCGAGCATTAAGAAAACTTCGAGCTAGCAACCAAGTTGAAGAAGATATAGAAGAAATGAGGGCTGAGGAACGAGCTCAACAGGCTGAATCAACAATTTCAATGGGCGAGCTTATATGCAGTCCAACTTTGAGAGCTCCTCTTGTTATTGGTGTGGTCATGCAACTATCACAGCAACTTTCGGGTATTAATGCT gTCTTTTACTACTCGACGATACTGTTCCGAAACGCTGGATTGTCTGACGAAAGTGCCAAGTTCGCAACCATTGGTATAGGTGCTATTATGGTTGGTATGACGTTAGTATCCATACCGCTAATGGATCGTACCGGTAGACGAACACTACATCTTTATGGTCTGGGTGGaatgtttatattttccatATTCATCACCATTTCGTTCCTTATAAAG GCTCCTCCAGCTGCTCAGGAAAGAAGAACTAAATTCTACGCCCTGATAGGAGTTTTTCAATTACGTACAGGAAATGATCGGGTGGATGTCTTATCTATCAGTGGTATCGACACTTAG